A DNA window from Vibrio cidicii contains the following coding sequences:
- a CDS encoding lysine exporter LysO family protein has product MLSGMLFIFAPLVFGYFISISREATLVTINKVTSQLIYVILSLMGLSLAALDNLSSNLQTILLYTATFFFCLGICNLAGLPLIDRLLPVVTDKTQKKLPLSAMALESAKLILVVGGGLLVGLLLPFELHWVDTASEWILFILLFFIGIQLRNSGLTLKQILLNKHGMLIALVIIVTSMLGGLLAGHLLGLPIYQALAMASGFGWYSLAGILMGDAFGPVFGGTSFMIELLRELVALVVIPLLIRSYPCTSIGYAGATAMDFTLPVIQTTGGVRCVPIAIVSGFILSLLVPVLMLFFVSLAS; this is encoded by the coding sequence ATGTTGTCAGGGATGCTATTTATTTTTGCTCCGCTTGTTTTCGGCTATTTCATTTCCATTTCGCGTGAAGCAACCTTAGTGACAATTAACAAGGTCACTTCTCAGCTTATTTACGTGATCCTTTCTCTCATGGGACTTAGCCTAGCCGCTTTGGATAACCTAAGCAGTAACTTACAAACGATTCTCCTCTATACCGCCACATTTTTCTTTTGCTTGGGCATCTGCAATTTGGCGGGCTTACCCTTGATAGACCGACTCCTGCCCGTTGTTACAGACAAGACACAAAAAAAGCTGCCACTTTCCGCCATGGCGTTGGAATCGGCCAAACTGATCCTAGTGGTCGGTGGAGGACTTCTTGTTGGTTTGTTGCTGCCCTTTGAGTTGCATTGGGTAGATACCGCTAGCGAGTGGATATTGTTTATCTTGCTGTTTTTTATTGGCATTCAACTGCGTAACAGTGGCCTGACGCTCAAACAAATACTGCTCAATAAACATGGCATGTTGATAGCATTGGTCATTATCGTCACATCTATGCTTGGCGGTCTACTTGCCGGGCACCTTTTAGGCTTGCCCATCTATCAAGCCTTAGCGATGGCTTCTGGATTTGGTTGGTACTCGCTAGCAGGCATACTCATGGGGGACGCTTTTGGTCCCGTCTTTGGCGGAACGTCATTTATGATCGAGTTGCTGCGAGAATTAGTGGCACTAGTGGTTATCCCGCTATTAATTAGGAGCTACCCTTGTACCTCAATCGGTTATGCCGGCGCGACGGCAATGGATTTCACCCTTCCTGTGATCCAGACAACCGGCGGAGTGCGCTGCGTACCCATAGCGATTGTCAGCGGCTTTATACTCAGTCTACTTGTTCCTGTATTAATGTTATTCTTTGTGTCACTTGCTAGCTAG
- a CDS encoding ATP-binding protein yields MNRYAILCLDNNPISTEQFRQELATFSHKFDVFTTDSLEEAHHAIEYLEQSQQEMALVIASHHAELNGVDFLIGLDKNPRTESARKILISGSSDIGAILTAVNEGRLDHCLTKPLPDNVLQNTVQKELTQFILKFDKEELLSYSSVLDQNRLLRAHIDNQMRSYQAGFIHDYHTLSDVELTERFIGALQAFFREKDETRACRTYSAEHLLTIEGEANKFLWFITSGEVALYKRDDMGMQREVVRHGKGNLVGGMSFVTGEKSFSTALTLCKTEVIKLDRSVFSQVMQSDSNLLPLFTNLLLRHFNRRLQRSINTKLQLQKTLESLESAHQQLIEKEKMAMLGQLVAGVAHELNNPIAAILRGIENLTQSLGSVLQSRHCEALQSKGIKVLDNAKLSKPLSTATLREKANQLNLDNRNLARKIVTLGLEQDSELIGRVKRSETGVKEVEVLENYFQVGNALRSIDVCAARIADMVKSLKGYARADDERVHKVDIHEGIEDTLVIFENRLKRHKVITDYCQLEPIYCQPIALQQVWTNMISNALDAMPDQGALTITTELKTRDGKNYVTVAFLDNGCGIPAQQKEAIFELNYTTKKEGNFGLGIGLSICLQIIHAHGGWIDVDSVVDQYTCMTIWLPLEAEGTHHE; encoded by the coding sequence GTGAACCGTTACGCCATACTCTGTTTAGATAATAATCCGATCAGTACCGAGCAGTTTCGTCAGGAATTAGCGACGTTTTCTCATAAGTTTGACGTATTTACTACCGATTCGCTCGAAGAAGCACACCATGCCATTGAATATTTGGAACAAAGCCAGCAGGAAATGGCGCTAGTCATCGCCAGCCACCACGCGGAACTCAATGGCGTCGATTTCTTGATTGGTCTCGATAAGAATCCGCGCACCGAAAGCGCACGCAAAATCTTGATCAGTGGTTCAAGCGATATCGGGGCGATTTTGACCGCCGTTAACGAAGGTAGGCTAGACCATTGCCTCACCAAACCGCTCCCTGACAACGTCTTGCAGAACACCGTTCAAAAGGAACTGACGCAATTTATTCTAAAATTTGATAAAGAAGAGTTACTCAGTTACAGCAGCGTTTTGGATCAAAATCGCTTGCTGCGTGCGCACATTGATAATCAGATGCGCAGTTATCAGGCCGGATTTATTCATGATTACCACACCCTCTCCGACGTTGAACTCACTGAACGTTTTATTGGCGCGCTGCAAGCCTTCTTCCGCGAAAAGGATGAGACTCGCGCCTGCCGCACTTATTCGGCGGAGCATCTGCTGACCATTGAAGGCGAAGCTAACAAGTTCCTCTGGTTTATTACTTCAGGCGAGGTAGCGCTCTATAAACGTGACGATATGGGCATGCAGCGGGAAGTAGTCCGTCACGGCAAAGGAAATCTGGTCGGCGGCATGTCCTTCGTGACCGGAGAGAAATCCTTCTCAACCGCACTAACCTTGTGCAAAACCGAAGTGATCAAGCTGGACCGTAGTGTGTTCTCGCAAGTGATGCAATCCGATTCCAACCTGCTGCCCCTATTTACTAATCTGTTACTACGTCATTTCAACCGCCGCTTACAGCGCAGCATCAACACCAAGCTGCAACTACAAAAAACGCTAGAGTCATTGGAGTCTGCCCATCAGCAACTGATCGAAAAAGAGAAAATGGCGATGTTGGGTCAACTTGTGGCCGGGGTGGCTCACGAGTTGAATAATCCCATCGCTGCGATTTTGCGTGGCATCGAAAACCTTACTCAGAGCCTGGGATCGGTGCTGCAAAGCCGCCATTGCGAGGCACTGCAATCGAAAGGGATCAAAGTACTCGATAACGCCAAGCTGAGTAAACCGCTCTCCACCGCGACCTTAAGAGAAAAAGCCAATCAGCTTAATTTAGACAACCGTAATCTCGCGCGCAAAATTGTCACTCTTGGCCTAGAGCAAGACAGCGAGTTGATAGGCCGAGTAAAACGCTCAGAAACCGGAGTCAAAGAGGTGGAGGTGTTAGAAAACTATTTCCAAGTTGGTAACGCGCTGCGTTCTATTGATGTCTGCGCAGCACGCATTGCCGATATGGTGAAAAGCCTCAAAGGCTACGCCCGCGCCGACGATGAAAGAGTGCATAAAGTCGACATCCACGAAGGGATTGAAGATACCTTAGTGATCTTTGAAAACCGCTTAAAACGACATAAAGTCATCACAGATTATTGCCAGTTGGAACCGATCTACTGCCAACCGATCGCTTTGCAACAGGTTTGGACCAATATGATCTCTAACGCGTTGGACGCGATGCCAGATCAAGGTGCGTTAACCATTACCACCGAGTTGAAAACACGCGACGGGAAAAATTATGTCACGGTCGCCTTTTTAGATAATGGTTGTGGTATTCCCGCCCAGCAAAAAGAGGCCATTTTTGAACTGAACTATACGACGAAAAAGGAAGGCAATTTTGGACTCGGCATTGGTTTGTCGATCTGTTTACAAATCATTCACGCGCACGGAGGATGGATAGACGTAGACTCCGTCGTGGATCAATACACCTGCATGACCATCTGGTTACCGCTCGAAGCAGAAGGAACACACCATGAATAA
- the panP gene encoding pyridoxal-dependent aspartate 1-decarboxylase PanP, protein MAMEQKIADVSFESLLKIFTIPEGPDSTLTQIEAKLSQNLNKFLGEHIVAEEKPLREIEKDFSSARIPEQPEFVSDHTEHLLDTLVSHSVHTSSPSFIGHMTSALPYFLMPLSKIMIALNQNLVKIETSKAFTPLERQVLGMLHRLIYGQDDAFYSQWMHSAEHSLGAFCSGGTIANITALWVARNNALRAEGAFQGVEKEGLFKAMKHYGYEGLAVLVSERGHYSLKKAADVLGIGQAGLVAIKTDENNRICPQALEAKIQELKSQRIKPFAVIGVAGTTETGSVDPLRAIAQVCQRHACHFHVDAAWGGATLMSNKYRHLLDGVELADSVTIDAHKQLYVPMGAGMVLFKDPNAMSSIEHHAQYILRKGSKDLGSHTLEGSRSGMAMLVYASMHIISRPGYELLINQSIEKAKYFATLIKQQEDFELISEPELCLLTYRYIPAKVKQALALANDKERVELNELLNELTKFVQKRQRETGKSFVSRTRLNPAQWSRMDTIVFRVVLANPLTSNDILACVLQQQRQIVQQQAPNLMAEIGRLSEQILSKSH, encoded by the coding sequence ATGGCAATGGAACAAAAAATCGCTGACGTCAGCTTCGAAAGTCTATTAAAAATCTTTACCATCCCGGAAGGTCCAGATTCCACTTTGACGCAAATCGAAGCAAAGCTCTCACAAAACCTCAATAAATTCCTCGGTGAACACATCGTGGCAGAAGAAAAGCCTTTACGTGAAATCGAGAAAGACTTTTCTTCTGCTAGGATTCCGGAGCAACCCGAATTTGTCTCTGACCATACAGAACATTTGTTGGACACTCTGGTTTCTCATTCGGTGCATACTTCGTCACCCAGTTTTATCGGTCATATGACTTCGGCATTGCCCTATTTTCTGATGCCATTGTCGAAGATCATGATCGCTCTGAACCAAAACTTAGTGAAGATAGAGACATCAAAAGCCTTTACGCCTTTAGAACGTCAAGTACTCGGTATGCTGCATCGTTTGATCTACGGACAAGACGACGCTTTCTATTCGCAGTGGATGCATAGCGCTGAGCACTCACTGGGGGCTTTCTGCTCCGGCGGCACCATCGCCAACATCACCGCCTTGTGGGTAGCAAGAAATAATGCTCTACGAGCCGAAGGAGCTTTTCAAGGCGTTGAAAAAGAAGGCTTATTCAAAGCGATGAAACACTACGGATATGAAGGTCTTGCCGTACTTGTTTCAGAGCGTGGACACTATTCGCTGAAAAAAGCTGCCGATGTACTTGGTATCGGCCAAGCTGGCCTTGTTGCTATCAAGACCGATGAAAACAACCGCATCTGCCCACAGGCGCTAGAAGCGAAAATTCAAGAGCTCAAATCGCAGCGTATTAAACCGTTCGCGGTCATCGGCGTCGCGGGCACCACAGAAACGGGCAGCGTCGATCCTCTGCGCGCCATCGCGCAAGTGTGTCAACGACATGCTTGCCATTTTCATGTTGATGCCGCCTGGGGCGGTGCCACTTTGATGTCCAACAAATATCGTCATCTGCTTGATGGCGTAGAGCTTGCCGATTCGGTCACCATTGATGCCCACAAACAGCTTTATGTGCCCATGGGCGCGGGCATGGTTCTCTTTAAAGATCCCAATGCGATGAGTTCGATTGAACACCATGCACAGTACATCCTGCGTAAGGGCTCGAAGGATCTTGGTAGTCATACGCTCGAAGGGTCACGCTCTGGTATGGCGATGTTAGTTTACGCCAGCATGCACATTATTAGCCGTCCAGGCTATGAACTGCTGATCAATCAAAGTATTGAAAAAGCAAAATATTTTGCTACGTTGATCAAACAGCAAGAAGACTTTGAGTTGATCTCAGAGCCAGAACTTTGCCTGCTTACCTACCGCTACATTCCTGCTAAAGTGAAACAGGCTTTGGCGCTGGCCAATGATAAAGAACGTGTTGAGCTTAACGAGTTACTCAACGAGCTCACCAAATTTGTACAAAAGCGACAGCGCGAAACGGGTAAGTCTTTCGTGTCGAGAACCCGATTAAACCCGGCTCAGTGGTCACGAATGGACACCATCGTCTTTCGAGTGGTACTTGCAAACCCACTAACTAGCAACGATATCCTCGCTTGTGTTTTGCAACAACAGCGGCAAATTGTTCAGCAACAAGCCCCCAATTTGATGGCAGAAATTGGACGGTTAAGCGAACAGATACTGAGCAAGTCTCACTGA
- a CDS encoding MurR/RpiR family transcriptional regulator has protein sequence MNTLEKIQKNLENFSKSERKVAEVIMASPQTAIHSSIATLAKMADVSEPTVNRFCRRLDTKGFPDFKLHLAQSLANGTPYVNRNVEEDDGPDAYTHKIFESTMACLDVAKNSLDAMQVNRAVDLLTQAKRISFFGLGASSAVAKDAQNKFIRFNIPITCFEDVVMQRMSCINCSDNDVFVLISHTGRTKSLVEIANLARENGATVIAITAKDSPLEKAASLAISLDVPEDTDVYMPMASRVVQMTVIDVLATGFTLRRGSGFRENLKRVKEALKDSRYDKLSHF, from the coding sequence ATGAATACATTAGAAAAAATTCAAAAAAACCTTGAGAACTTTAGCAAATCGGAACGCAAAGTCGCTGAAGTGATTATGGCGTCACCGCAAACGGCTATCCACTCAAGTATCGCAACACTGGCAAAAATGGCAGACGTCAGTGAACCAACGGTCAACCGCTTCTGTCGCAGATTGGATACGAAAGGCTTCCCTGACTTCAAACTCCATTTAGCGCAAAGTTTGGCGAACGGAACGCCTTATGTTAACCGTAATGTCGAGGAAGATGACGGCCCAGATGCCTACACGCACAAGATTTTCGAATCCACCATGGCGTGTCTTGATGTGGCCAAAAACAGTTTGGATGCGATGCAAGTCAACCGCGCAGTGGACCTGCTCACTCAAGCCAAGCGTATCTCCTTCTTTGGCTTAGGCGCATCATCTGCGGTAGCAAAAGACGCGCAAAACAAGTTCATTCGTTTCAATATCCCCATTACTTGTTTTGAAGATGTGGTGATGCAACGCATGAGCTGCATCAATTGCAGCGATAACGATGTGTTTGTGCTGATCTCCCACACAGGGCGCACTAAGAGTTTGGTAGAGATTGCCAACCTTGCACGTGAAAATGGCGCAACCGTCATCGCTATCACGGCAAAAGACTCGCCGTTGGAAAAAGCGGCCTCGCTGGCAATTTCTTTGGACGTTCCAGAAGATACTGACGTTTACATGCCGATGGCGAGCCGTGTGGTGCAGATGACCGTGATCGATGTTTTAGCCACTGGTTTCACACTCCGTCGCGGCTCGGGCTTTCGTGAAAACCTCAAGCGCGTAAAAGAAGCGCTTAAAGACAGCCGATACGACAAGCTGTCTCACTTCTAA
- the serC gene encoding 3-phosphoserine/phosphohydroxythreonine transaminase: MEQNTDIVFNFSAGPAALPKPVMQQAQQELLDWQGLGTSVMEISHRSKEFVAVAEQSERDLRDLLNIPDNYKVLFCQGGARAQFAAVPLNLLGDAQTATYIDAGYWAQSAVEEAKKYCEPDVFDAKTSIDGKVAVLPASQWKIHPDAAYVHFCPNETIDGIEINDLPVTDKPIVADMSSTILSREIDVSQYGVIYAGAQKNIGPSGIAIAIVRDDLLGLAKQVLPSILDYKTLAEQDSMFNTPPTFAWYLSGLVFKWLKAQGGVKAIEQINREKAALLYNYIDQSDFYINNIHPQNRSLMNVPFQMVKPELDALFLKQADAVGLKSLKGHRVAGGMRASIYNAMPLEGVQALVDFMRKFEQENA, translated from the coding sequence ATGGAACAAAATACGGACATCGTATTTAATTTTAGTGCTGGTCCCGCAGCACTACCAAAACCAGTTATGCAGCAAGCGCAACAGGAACTACTTGATTGGCAAGGGCTAGGCACGTCGGTGATGGAAATCAGTCATCGCAGTAAAGAATTTGTCGCGGTGGCGGAACAGTCCGAGCGAGATCTTCGCGATTTGCTCAACATCCCAGATAACTACAAAGTGCTTTTCTGTCAGGGTGGCGCGCGAGCACAATTTGCCGCGGTACCACTCAATTTGCTGGGTGACGCGCAAACCGCCACTTATATCGACGCTGGCTACTGGGCGCAGAGTGCCGTAGAAGAAGCGAAGAAATATTGTGAGCCGGATGTGTTCGATGCTAAAACCAGCATCGATGGCAAAGTCGCGGTATTGCCGGCTTCGCAGTGGAAAATTCATCCAGATGCTGCTTATGTGCATTTTTGCCCGAATGAAACCATCGATGGCATCGAAATCAATGATCTGCCTGTTACCGATAAGCCGATTGTGGCGGACATGTCTTCCACCATTTTGTCTCGTGAAATTGATGTTTCCCAATATGGGGTGATTTACGCTGGTGCGCAGAAAAATATCGGCCCATCTGGTATCGCGATTGCTATCGTCCGTGATGATCTACTCGGTCTGGCGAAACAGGTTTTGCCAAGCATTTTGGATTACAAAACGCTGGCAGAGCAGGATTCGATGTTCAATACACCGCCGACCTTTGCATGGTACTTGTCTGGTTTGGTGTTTAAGTGGCTTAAAGCGCAAGGTGGCGTGAAAGCGATTGAGCAGATCAACCGTGAGAAAGCGGCACTGCTGTATAACTACATCGATCAATCGGATTTCTACATCAACAACATTCATCCGCAAAACCGCTCGTTGATGAACGTGCCGTTCCAGATGGTGAAGCCAGAGCTAGACGCCTTGTTCCTCAAGCAAGCCGATGCCGTTGGCCTTAAATCGCTTAAAGGTCACCGTGTCGCGGGTGGTATGCGCGCGTCTATTTACAACGCTATGCCACTTGAAGGCGTGCAAGCGCTGGTGGATTTTATGCGCAAATTCGAACAAGAAAACGCTTAA
- a CDS encoding response regulator, with protein sequence MNKYLILCVDDEREVLDSVLQDLAPFEDHFVLEGAESVSEARAVIEEYQDDDIALALILCDHIMPEQTGISFLIELSDDEHTRKARKVLLTGQAGLEDTVEAVNHASLDFYISKPWYGEELRAAIKKQLTQFVIKHDDNLLNWVSILDAEAILNAMAERRSSFGE encoded by the coding sequence ATGAATAAATATCTGATCTTATGCGTTGATGATGAACGAGAAGTGTTGGATAGCGTGCTGCAAGATCTTGCCCCTTTTGAAGATCATTTTGTCCTCGAAGGTGCTGAATCGGTCTCCGAAGCGCGCGCTGTGATTGAAGAGTACCAAGATGACGATATCGCTCTGGCTTTGATTCTGTGTGACCACATCATGCCCGAACAAACCGGCATCAGTTTTTTGATCGAATTGAGCGACGATGAGCACACCCGCAAAGCCAGAAAAGTGCTTCTCACCGGTCAAGCAGGATTGGAAGATACCGTTGAGGCGGTGAATCATGCCAGCTTAGATTTTTACATTTCAAAACCTTGGTATGGTGAAGAGCTTCGAGCCGCCATCAAGAAACAATTAACTCAATTTGTCATTAAACACGACGATAATCTGCTTAACTGGGTTTCTATCTTGGATGCCGAAGCGATTCTTAACGCGATGGCGGAAAGACGAAGCAGCTTCGGAGAATAA
- a CDS encoding TfoX/Sxy family DNA transformation protein translates to MDMTEQTFFNYVSQFGDFQKRSMFGGIGLFADDAMFALISNDCCYLRGSNGLDEQLTELGCEKYRHIKKQTTATVNYYDISALLETQHADLDSLVRKSIECSVHHRSFQKSSASRRLRDLPNMQLTLERMVKKAGIDDVETFIELGAVEVFNRVRQAYGNDVDVKLLWKFAGAVEGIHWKLLQEPRRRQLLSACQ, encoded by the coding sequence ATGGATATGACAGAGCAAACTTTTTTTAACTATGTTAGTCAGTTTGGTGATTTCCAAAAACGTTCCATGTTTGGTGGTATCGGTTTATTTGCTGATGATGCGATGTTCGCTTTGATCAGCAACGATTGCTGCTACCTTCGTGGGAGTAACGGCTTGGATGAACAACTGACAGAACTAGGGTGCGAAAAGTATCGTCATATAAAGAAGCAGACGACTGCAACGGTGAACTATTACGACATTAGTGCGTTGTTAGAAACACAGCATGCAGATCTGGATAGTCTGGTCAGAAAGTCAATTGAGTGTTCCGTTCATCATCGTAGTTTCCAAAAATCATCCGCCAGCCGCCGGCTCAGAGATTTGCCGAATATGCAGTTAACATTGGAGCGGATGGTGAAGAAAGCGGGTATAGACGATGTCGAGACGTTTATCGAACTTGGTGCCGTGGAAGTATTTAATCGAGTACGGCAAGCGTACGGCAATGATGTTGATGTCAAACTGCTGTGGAAATTTGCCGGTGCGGTAGAGGGCATCCATTGGAAACTGCTGCAAGAGCCTCGTCGTCGCCAACTGCTTTCTGCTTGTCAGTAA